CCGCCATAATGTTTTTAGGGGGATTAATTCTAAGCTTGCGAAGTATCTTGTTGCTAAGCTGAGTTCCCTTGGTCTTGATGTAGTATTTCTTTGTATCTATCTCAACCTGTGCAAAATTAAGCGAGTTAATAGCTTCACGGATGCTCTCAGGGCTGGCATCTTCTAAGTCTTTAAGTTTGATCTCAAGGGTTCTCTCAAGCAAGAAAGCTAAAAAGCAGACAACGAAGTGACCTTTTATTCTTTTTTCGGTCCAGTGAAAGATTGGTTTAACCTCTAGAGTGCTTTTCATAATGCGAAAGGACTCTTCAATTTTCCACAGGCTGTGGTAGGCATCTAAGATATCTTCTGGCTTTAGATCTGTTTCGCTGGTTACAATACCGTAG
The DNA window shown above is from Bacillota bacterium and carries:
- a CDS encoding IS1634 family transposase encodes the protein YGIVTSETDLKPEDILDAYHSLWKIEESFRIMKSTLEVKPIFHWTEKRIKGHFVVCFLAFLLERTLEIKLKDLEDASPESIREAINSLNFAQVEIDTKKYYIKTKGTQLSNKILRKLRINPPKNIMAVEEFNP